Within the Gossypium raimondii isolate GPD5lz chromosome 12, ASM2569854v1, whole genome shotgun sequence genome, the region TAGATTGTGCACCAATATCTATTATATCTGCTCCTTCTGAAATCATCGAACGAACATGAGAAACTGCATTCTGCACAGATACAAACTTTCCACCATCACTAAAACTATCTGGGGTTAGATTAAGAATACCCATGACTGAGGTTTTCTTTGACCACTCCCATAAGTGATTCCGAATTGGTAAAACCCTTTTCATCCCTTCCTTTCCGATGAGGGATTCACCACCCAATTTATCCCACAAACCAAATAGTCCGTCTGAATCTGTTGACAAAGAATGCCAGCAAGCAACGGTATCACTGTCGATAACCAATCCTAGTAAATCCATTAATGGCGCCATTACAAAAGGTCGCTCCCAAATTCTCTCATGGGGGACGGTAAGTTTATCGGAACCGATCTGGTACTTTCCATAAAACAAGATATCCAGATCAATAGGCCTTGGACCATACCTTATTCCACCACTACGACCCATGTTGCGCTCAATTGTCTTAAGCACACCCAGAAGTTCATGTGGCCCCAGCTTTGTAACAGCTCTAACTGCAGAGTTCAGAAATCGAGGCTGATCGGTGACATAGGCCGGAGCTGTCTCATATAAGCAACCATGTTTTGTAATATGGATACCCGATTTCCTCATTAACTGCAAGGcttgattgaaattattaagTCTGTCACCGACATTGCTTCCTAAAGCAATCACCACTTCCTGGTCTGGAGAATGAACTTCGACTGAGTGATCCACGGCTGAATGCAGGATCGAACAGAAGGTTGCTGCAGTAAATGTTACATAAATGATCATCAAAAAGCTACAAATTGATTCATTTCTATAGAACTAaaagattcaatcttcttttccaTTTAAACCAATCACCAATTCAACAACAactcacataatttaaacaacAAAAACTTGTACATTCTGAAGCTAACTATTACAACTAATTCCAGGAAAACCTAAATTTCAGCATCATGTTATGAACAGTATGAACAACCCACGGTGGATCAGTGAAATAAACACATCGAGAGCTGAATTTGGCCATCGTTGTATGAGAAGGAAACAAGATTATCTATTCATGTTAAAAACCCATAAAGgaaataggaaaagaagaacCAATTTGATATTTACCTCTACAATACTTTTGGGCACCAATAATCCCATGTTTGGTGGACAAAAGCTTCTTGAAAAGATTCATATATCAATAGGTTTCTTCAACTGATTCTCATTCTAAAgcaaaaaaattgatatttttatatgtcAAATGACTTTAGCTTTGATAAATTTGCAGCATCAAAACTGCAGTTAGGGATGAGCTGAGGCTGATAAATCCTAGAGTTGCGATGAGGCTACGGTGGGGAGAAATAGAGATTTGCGCCGATCCTGGCTTTTACCCagatataagaaaaggaaaacaagCAAAACTCACCGTTGGATTAATATAATCTATAGTTAAGGGTAAATGTACTTGGCAAGTCCCTGTATTATAGCAACTGGATCGaattagtccctctattatgGAATTAATCGATTTAATCCCTGTACtaataaaaagttacaaataagGACAATTGTTAACGGTGTTAGTTTCTccagttaaaaagaaaaagatgacatggattttcttatttaaatggtgtggataatttttttgggtaaattaagGGGAAATAAAGCATAAGCCGGGAGAAAGCAACGCCCACACTATCAGCAAGCAACAGCGGCAGCACTCCCCGAGGTGGCTGTTCGTACACCAGCAAATCACCAGCCAAAGATAAACTGTTCTTTGCAAACCAGTCAGcagcaaacaaaaataaaagggtgGATTGGAGAAAACAAAAGCATTTCGACAGGAGAACCGTTTAGAAACCACACTAAATAgcagaagaaaaaaattgaaaattttctaagttgGTTGCTGTCAAGTGTCAACCCTCCCAAATCATTTTTATATCAAACTCTAAAgccatataaatatgtaaaagcaATTTAACAACAGCTACAAAAAAACAAAGTCGAAGACTGTCAAGTACTTGCGCAATTTCGGAGTAGATCACGATTCAGcttttcaagctttcaaacaTGTAGTTGAAAATAGGAAAAACGATCAAATTTGGGGGTTATGGGTTTAGAGGTTTGATAGAAGGTTTTTGATCTTCaaagccaaaaaaaataaaaaatggaaggATTCAAATTTTCTGGTCAGTAATGTTCTGAAATATAGAAAttgttttgagaaaattttataaatgcgGTTAACttactttttctctcttttatattatcatctttatttttatattaacgtAGGATAAACACATTGTCTTTCTAAATCTACTTAAGTGAGATAAGatcatcattaaaaaatttaataataaatttaatttttaattttatatattatattaatatagttattaatttaaaaattttactcttaaaatttataaataacttcaatttaattttaattctaaaaattttaaaatatataaatatttttgataaaatatataaataaaaattatattattaatattttcaaatataaaaattcaaaaagtataaaatataaaatataaaaataatttaaataatttttaattttaaaaattaattaattgttgacatGGCGTGACATACATGTAAACTTTCATGTGGATGTCACatcatttgttaattttgtcctctattttaaaataatataaataattaaaataattttttatataaatgaaaagccaaataaataattatacttttaaaaatcatgaaGCAACTTTGAATTATGAAGTCAAAATATTACtacttattttgattttgtcatAAATAATCCgagaaaatttaacttaaaaaaggAATAGTTAACTTTTAAAGAGAAAAtcttttagtttaaaatttacattatttgtaatgaaacatgatatttttttagtttaaagactaaaattattctaaaaaattgaaaaatagattatctaaaaaaaggaataaaagtaaaatgaaatggtaagaaaTTGATGTTTGATTATTATGCATGGGATAATAGGACCCTATATATATGTCGAGACGAAGAGAGCGCGTGTAAAACTAAAACCCCTGCCCTTTCCTCTatcctttctttcttcatttCCAATCTTAAAACCCTCACATCACAACAACTCGCTTCTCACTCCTTTACAGGCTTTCTTTGTTTAACTGCAATTGGATAGTGCAATGATGGCTTCCCTTTCTTTCCCTCATTTTCTCTCACTTTCCAGGTTCtttctctctccctctctcttCGTTCTCACCTTCATTCTCCCTTTTGAAAAATCCCATTTTCTGGGAGATTCTAATCTTACTTTGCTATTTTTGTTccaaatatcttttcttttcacccTTTTTCACGTGTTAGCCTAACACCCTTGCTTTTTTGCTTTCCTTACTCTGCTATTCAATGCTGAAATGTGGAACTTGacctttcttttttataaaaaaatttgactcaaatttaaaatgttttctggGTCTGTTTGGATTCCTTTTTTGTGTGTTAACTTTGAATTTAATGTGTATTAGCTTTTGTCTGGGGAAAGCTTCTGTTGTTGAAGTTTATATGGAATGTATGGTAAATAACTGGTTTTACTTTGTAAGGTTACAGATTAGCTAGGGTTTAGATTCGGCTCGATTGTGAATCAATTGGTGATTGTTTTATATGCAGGTGGAAATCAAATTCTATTTGTTACCCAGCACTGAACTTAGTGCGACCTCTGGATTTCCGGTTGCAGAACAAATGGTGTCTCTCAGCCAAGAAAAATGCTGACATTACTCAAGATGAACCTAGTGAAAATGGGGCAGTTGTCAAGAAGAAGACTTCTGGAACTACTAGAAGAACTAGAAAGAAAGCAAAAGCTGATGTGCTCGATGAAACTGGTTCCGATAATGATGAAGGCACCACGTCTGTATCAAGCGAAGATAGTAAGAAAACCCCAAGAAGGACTAGAAAGAAAGGTATAACCTTGAAATCTCATCAATGTCTTGCTTTATTAAACATGTCTTTTTTGTAGATGTtgatttaatactttttatcaTTCATAGTGGCATCAGCTTCTACTACTGACAATGAACCCGAACCGGAGAAAAGGGCAAGGAGGAGAAGAACAATGAAGAAGGACGGTGAGGCAGACGGGCAATCAGGTGAATCTGAAATTAGTGATACAGAGGAGTCAACTTTAATGGCAAATTCAGGTGATGAGAGTGAGGAAGACCTCGAATTGAACATAGATAAAGGTGAAGATATTAGTTATACTTATGGCTGGCCTCCACTTGTTTGTTGCTTTGGAGCTGCACAGCATGCTTTTGTTCCCTCTGGAAGACCAGCCAACAGACTTATAGACTATGAGATCCATGAGAGGATGAAGGATGCTCGATGGGCACCAGAAAAATTCGTTAGGGCACCTGGGGGTTGTGCTGGTAGTGTCGCTCTTGCTCTTGCTAGCTTGGGTGGTAAAGTTTCCTTTATGGGGAAACTCGGGAATGATGATTATGGCCAGGCCATGCTATTGTATTTAAATGTAAACAATGTTCAAACTAGATCGGTTCAAATTGATAGTAAAAGGCCAACAGCTATATCACAGATGAAAATTAGCAAGAGGGGTCGCCTGAGAATGACTAGCCTTAAATCATGTGCTGAGGATTCTCTTTCCAAGTCCGAGATCAATATTGACGTGTTAAAAGAGGTAATAGATTTCAGTAACAAAGCAAAAAGTAATTCATCcaagtttttagattttatactGTAAGAAAGCGGTAATGCTCCTAgaaataatacttatttaatgACTCCCTTGTAGGCGAAGATGTTCTACTTCAACACACATTCTCTGCTCGATCGGAACATGAGATTAACTACATTGAGAGCTATCAAGATGTCCAAGAAATTAGGAGGGGTTATTTTCTACGATGTAAACCTTCCGCTGCCACTTTGGCAGTCCGATGAAGAGACCAAGATGTTCATACAAGAAGCATGGAAccttgctgattttattgagGTTACCAAGCAAGAACTGGAGTTCCTCTGTAGAATAAAGCCTACGGAAGAATTCGACACCAAGAACAATGCAAGCTCGAAATTTATCCATTATGATCACGAAGTGGTTGCGCCACTTTGGCATGAAAATCTCAAGACTTTGTTTGTAACAAATGGGACTTCCAAGATACACTATTACACTAAGGAGCAAAATGGGGCAGTGAATGGGATGGAGGATGCCCCCTTAACCCCTTTCTCACGTGATATGTCAGCATCAGGAGATGGCATTGTTGCAGGTATGAATTCGCAGATCTGCCTGTTTCTGCTCTAGACTAACATGAAAGTATGTAGGTTATTTTGGAGCCAGCATGTATGGGGCCTTTTGAGCTTGGCACCTTAACTAGCTGACCTTTCCTATTACATATTAATTTTGAGGGAGAATCTAGAGCACTTGTCATGTCCAGCCTATGGCATCCATGTTTGAAACttgtatccaatacatattCAAACATGGGAATAGGATAGTTTCTTAAAACTTAGatgaaattaaacatatattccTGTTCAGATACATGCCCATATCTGACACTCACCTTCGAGTCCAAGTAACATAGTGCTCAACCACTTGGTATGGAGTACTATTTTGGAAGAAATGCTGTCCGAGTCTGACAGTCCCATTTCAACTGGCTCTTATTTAAATTGGCAACATGTTATGGTTAAATAGGACAACACCACTTACTTTTTTTGATCTTATGTATAAATGATATTTGATAACCCCCAAACCCACAAATTAATAATTCTATGTTTAAAACAATTGTAGAATTTATCATGTTATTGACattcatattttgttttctttgtattcCTAGTGCCTTAGAAAACTGCTTAGGCTAATTGGTAGGTGATCATAATATGGGTTTCCTCATTATCGACTAATTCTCTATGCATGGATACGAAATCTGCTGTTTTGCTCCTTCATTTTAAATGAAGTATCCATGCCTAACACATTTGTTTAACACATGTTTGGACATGGGTTTAAGATATGATCCTCAAAGGACTCTAAACATGGAAATCTTGGGAGAAAAAATGAACATACCCTTGTTCAGCATTCAGGTCTGAGTAACATAGTATGAAACCACGGTTATTTGCTGTTGTTTGAActtcagctt harbors:
- the LOC105764458 gene encoding folate synthesis bifunctional protein, mitochondrial, translated to MNLFKKLLSTKHGIIGAQKYCRATFCSILHSAVDHSVEVHSPDQEVVIALGSNVGDRLNNFNQALQLMRKSGIHITKHGCLYETAPAYVTDQPRFLNSAVRAVTKLGPHELLGVLKTIERNMGRSGGIRYGPRPIDLDILFYGKYQIGSDKLTVPHERIWERPFVMAPLMDLLGLVIDSDTVACWHSLSTDSDGLFGLWDKLGGESLIGKEGMKRVLPIRNHLWEWSKKTSVMGILNLTPDSFSDGGKFVSVQNAVSHVRSMISEGADIIDIGAQSTRPMASRISAEEELDRLIPVLEAVLEMPEMEEKLVSVDTFYSDVASEAVKKGAHLVNDVSAGQLDPNMLKMVASLDVPYIAMHMRGDPTTMQSRDNLQYSDVCSQVASELFSRVKDAELSGVPAWRIILDPGIGFSKKTEHNLDILTGLPVIRSEIAKRSLAASHAPLLIGPSRKRFLGEICNRPAAGERDPATIASVTAGIFGGANIVRVHNVRDNVDAVKVCDAMLKERSIQL
- the LOC105764457 gene encoding fructokinase-like 2, chloroplastic produces the protein MMASLSFPHFLSLSRWKSNSICYPALNLVRPLDFRLQNKWCLSAKKNADITQDEPSENGAVVKKKTSGTTRRTRKKAKADVLDETGSDNDEGTTSVSSEDSKKTPRRTRKKVASASTTDNEPEPEKRARRRRTMKKDGEADGQSGESEISDTEESTLMANSGDESEEDLELNIDKGEDISYTYGWPPLVCCFGAAQHAFVPSGRPANRLIDYEIHERMKDARWAPEKFVRAPGGCAGSVALALASLGGKVSFMGKLGNDDYGQAMLLYLNVNNVQTRSVQIDSKRPTAISQMKISKRGRLRMTSLKSCAEDSLSKSEINIDVLKEAKMFYFNTHSLLDRNMRLTTLRAIKMSKKLGGVIFYDVNLPLPLWQSDEETKMFIQEAWNLADFIEVTKQELEFLCRIKPTEEFDTKNNASSKFIHYDHEVVAPLWHENLKTLFVTNGTSKIHYYTKEQNGAVNGMEDAPLTPFSRDMSASGDGIVAGLLRMLSVQPDLISDTGYLEHTIKYAIDCGVIDQWIVSRTRGFPPKEGIQEEGEKEQEEVEDDNDDDTVPDPNGIRSISEREYRTLVESADISEYGTLLESVRMS